One genomic segment of Paenibacillus xylanexedens includes these proteins:
- a CDS encoding S8 family serine peptidase encodes MSKRLISTLLSVLMVFSIILPAAGAAPADSVIQLDNLPSTAEAKQWREILAGREAKLAADPFLDKSLEGLGGENTRVIVELSNKPVAVAQGESTLSGKSFTSSMETKAVTQVEQQQQSFVHSLTQKKIKHEVLEEYAYALNGVAIELKGNQVGQLLQIPGVVSVYPDLEVTIAPETDEVNPYMKDTAPFIGAPEVWDLGYKGNGIKVGVIDTGIDYEHPNLQEAYKGGWDFVGNDNDPYEATYQEWKSSGEPEFNERGSAFYTSHGTHVAGTIAAREAGDYGIVGVAPEADIYAYRVLGPYGSGQTSWVLGGIDRSVEDGMDIINLSLGNAANDPSYITSVALNNAMLSGVTAVVASGNDGPNRYTLGSPGASAMAITVGNSTGPSQLITADTHFWIGEEGEEAQPEQQPVPEVEPSPELGTAPGTEEPEDSEQGVPATATEDSAAGVEDAVSDEAGIPNVEETTTEENTSSASPPAPVEAAPEAAPVEEESVIAPTEAPLAITESVYRLDLMGWSLSADPETVLTGKYELEFAALGKPTDFEGRDFTGKVALIQRGELAFVEKIANAKAAGAVAVIVYNNIPGPIGVSLGDNFELIPTLSMSKEDGDVIKAELDAGQAVEVSFSDFERSQTPGDEMSSSSSRGPAKVTLDIKPDIVAPGTSILSTIPAYGKDEPDADYAQAYDRKSGTSMATPHVAGLIALLIEKHPEWTPFDIKVALMNNSKVLDTTKFDVFDQGAGRIQAVNTIDPAAFVKVLDVTQYTESGSVVEKENITGSINYGNFLSTDEKTITKTIKVEALNGSGGDYTVNVNPTRNVAGVSVAVDKNSFTLNGEEELAVTITVPRGVTAVTEAQGYIELSNGTNTFTVPYVAHFNVTLSGVKYIETVKGTEKNPFHYPLKADGTLDTLNVAMEFYNPMTFALIEIYDGLNPEGGYYQDGYIGSIFGNYFNFNANARYNLAWDGSYADYTTDEVTEIPDGLYTVDITTIGTDGKTYKEDTSPFLVKKTAPAVTAPEALKFKEDESAVLNGSVEDLYFRVAPALASGWDITFDPAASLEATYVVKKEDGSVYKEGVFEVQPDGTFSLPLEGIGAGEYAVELTVKDQQGLSGTANTALKLEAVETEPETPATKAPGTPVLSHNNWVGNGLPEGAYIVTMNLWWGENGTSYKLYEDGVLVDTQKLTYNAPWAQFAQTKITGKANGTYTYVAELTNDKGTTRSQTLTVRVTNATPGKAVLSHDNWDGDGHYKVSMNLWWGTNATEYRLYENDKLIDTQELRSATPYAQSAVTTLSSKASGTYTYRAELINAAGVTSTDTIKVKVK; translated from the coding sequence TTGAGTAAACGATTGATATCCACGTTATTAAGTGTTCTGATGGTCTTTTCCATTATTCTCCCCGCGGCTGGAGCCGCTCCCGCAGATTCAGTTATTCAGCTTGACAACTTACCCAGTACAGCCGAAGCCAAACAATGGAGAGAGATTCTTGCAGGACGGGAAGCAAAACTTGCGGCAGATCCATTTTTGGATAAAAGCTTGGAAGGTCTGGGTGGCGAGAACACCCGAGTGATCGTTGAGCTTTCCAATAAACCTGTTGCAGTAGCGCAAGGTGAATCAACCCTCTCCGGAAAATCTTTTACCTCCTCTATGGAAACAAAGGCTGTGACTCAAGTTGAGCAACAACAACAGTCATTTGTACATAGCCTCACTCAGAAGAAAATCAAACATGAAGTATTGGAAGAATATGCATATGCCCTGAATGGTGTAGCGATTGAGCTTAAAGGAAACCAGGTGGGACAATTGCTTCAAATACCTGGCGTGGTCAGCGTATATCCTGACCTTGAAGTTACAATAGCGCCCGAGACAGATGAAGTGAACCCGTACATGAAAGACACAGCGCCTTTTATTGGTGCACCTGAAGTATGGGATCTGGGTTACAAAGGAAATGGCATCAAAGTGGGAGTCATCGATACAGGGATTGACTATGAACATCCTAATTTGCAGGAAGCTTACAAAGGCGGTTGGGACTTTGTTGGAAACGACAATGATCCGTATGAAGCGACATATCAAGAATGGAAAAGTTCAGGGGAACCTGAGTTTAACGAAAGGGGAAGTGCCTTTTACACATCCCACGGTACGCACGTAGCCGGTACCATTGCTGCTCGTGAAGCAGGGGATTACGGGATTGTTGGCGTTGCTCCTGAAGCAGATATCTATGCATACCGTGTACTTGGGCCGTATGGTAGTGGTCAAACCTCATGGGTGCTCGGAGGAATTGATCGTTCCGTTGAAGATGGCATGGATATAATTAATCTCTCTTTGGGGAATGCCGCTAACGATCCAAGTTATATTACCTCGGTAGCCCTGAATAATGCGATGTTGTCTGGTGTGACAGCAGTAGTTGCCAGTGGAAATGACGGACCCAACCGGTATACACTCGGTTCTCCGGGGGCATCTGCAATGGCCATCACTGTAGGTAACTCCACAGGCCCTAGTCAGCTTATTACAGCGGATACTCACTTCTGGATTGGTGAGGAAGGCGAAGAGGCACAACCTGAACAACAACCGGTGCCAGAGGTTGAACCATCTCCTGAACTGGGGACGGCACCTGGAACAGAAGAGCCTGAAGATTCAGAGCAAGGTGTACCTGCAACTGCTACTGAAGATAGTGCAGCAGGAGTAGAGGATGCAGTTTCTGACGAAGCTGGAATTCCGAACGTAGAAGAAACTACAACTGAAGAAAATACGTCATCTGCTTCACCTCCTGCACCGGTTGAAGCTGCTCCTGAAGCTGCTCCTGTGGAAGAAGAGTCTGTAATTGCTCCGACTGAAGCTCCACTGGCTATTACAGAGTCGGTTTACCGTCTGGATCTGATGGGATGGAGCCTGTCGGCAGACCCTGAAACTGTTTTGACAGGGAAATATGAGCTGGAATTTGCAGCACTGGGTAAGCCAACTGATTTTGAAGGTAGAGATTTTACAGGTAAAGTGGCATTAATACAGCGTGGTGAACTCGCATTTGTAGAGAAAATCGCCAATGCTAAAGCGGCCGGAGCCGTGGCTGTTATTGTATATAACAACATTCCTGGCCCAATTGGTGTAAGTCTGGGCGATAACTTTGAACTCATTCCAACACTGAGCATGTCCAAGGAAGATGGAGATGTGATCAAGGCTGAGCTGGACGCAGGCCAAGCCGTTGAAGTGAGCTTTAGTGATTTTGAACGTTCCCAAACTCCGGGCGATGAAATGAGTTCATCCAGTTCACGTGGACCTGCAAAGGTAACACTGGACATCAAACCGGATATTGTTGCACCCGGTACAAGCATTTTGTCTACGATTCCTGCCTACGGCAAGGATGAGCCAGACGCAGATTACGCACAAGCTTATGATCGTAAATCAGGTACAAGTATGGCTACACCTCATGTAGCAGGTTTGATTGCTTTGCTGATCGAGAAGCATCCCGAATGGACTCCATTTGATATCAAAGTTGCACTGATGAACAATAGTAAGGTGCTGGATACAACCAAGTTTGATGTATTTGATCAAGGTGCTGGCCGTATTCAGGCTGTAAATACCATTGATCCTGCTGCTTTTGTCAAAGTGCTTGATGTAACTCAATACACAGAAAGTGGCTCTGTTGTTGAAAAGGAAAATATCACCGGAAGTATCAACTACGGTAATTTCCTGAGCACAGATGAAAAGACGATTACCAAAACAATTAAAGTTGAAGCGCTGAATGGTAGTGGCGGGGATTACACCGTAAATGTGAATCCAACTCGTAATGTCGCTGGTGTATCCGTTGCCGTAGACAAGAATTCCTTTACATTGAATGGTGAGGAAGAACTTGCAGTGACAATCACCGTTCCACGAGGGGTTACTGCGGTTACAGAAGCACAAGGATACATCGAGTTGTCGAACGGAACCAATACCTTTACGGTGCCATATGTTGCTCATTTCAACGTTACGTTGAGTGGGGTTAAATATATTGAAACCGTAAAAGGCACTGAAAAAAATCCATTCCACTATCCATTGAAGGCTGATGGTACGTTGGATACCCTTAATGTAGCGATGGAATTTTATAACCCGATGACATTTGCCCTGATTGAAATCTATGATGGTCTTAATCCGGAAGGTGGATATTATCAAGATGGTTATATTGGCTCCATCTTTGGTAACTATTTTAACTTCAATGCCAATGCAAGATACAACCTTGCTTGGGACGGCTCATATGCAGATTACACAACCGATGAAGTGACTGAGATTCCGGATGGTTTATATACGGTAGACATCACTACCATTGGTACGGACGGTAAAACCTATAAGGAAGACACTTCGCCATTTTTGGTGAAAAAGACAGCTCCGGCTGTAACTGCACCAGAAGCGTTGAAGTTCAAAGAGGATGAGTCTGCTGTCCTTAATGGTAGCGTGGAAGACTTGTACTTCCGTGTAGCTCCTGCGCTTGCCAGCGGATGGGACATCACGTTTGATCCGGCAGCTTCCCTGGAAGCAACGTATGTTGTGAAAAAAGAGGATGGATCGGTTTATAAAGAAGGAGTCTTTGAAGTACAACCTGATGGTACCTTCAGCCTTCCTTTGGAGGGAATTGGAGCAGGCGAGTATGCTGTTGAACTTACGGTAAAAGACCAACAGGGGCTTTCGGGTACAGCCAATACGGCACTGAAATTGGAAGCGGTGGAGACCGAACCTGAAACTCCGGCAACCAAGGCCCCAGGTACGCCTGTATTGTCTCACAATAACTGGGTAGGCAACGGCTTACCAGAGGGCGCGTATATCGTTACAATGAACCTGTGGTGGGGCGAGAACGGAACTAGCTACAAGTTATATGAGGACGGGGTTTTGGTTGATACGCAGAAGTTGACTTACAACGCGCCTTGGGCGCAGTTTGCTCAGACGAAGATCACGGGCAAAGCCAATGGCACGTATACGTACGTGGCTGAGCTGACCAACGACAAGGGAACAACGCGTAGTCAGACGTTGACTGTTCGGGTTACCAACGCAACGCCAGGCAAAGCGGTTCTTTCTCACGATAACTGGGATGGCGATGGCCATTATAAGGTGTCTATGAACCTGTGGTGGGGAACCAACGCTACAGAGTATCGTCTCTATGAAAATGATAAGTTGATCGATACGCAAGAACTCCGTTCGGCTACACCTTATGCACAAAGTGCTGTGACTACACTGTCCTCTAAAGCATCGGGCACGTATACGTATCGGGCAGAGTTAATTAACGCAGCCGGAGTTACCAGCACAGACACAATTAAGGTAAAAGTGAAGTAA
- a CDS encoding class I SAM-dependent methyltransferase: MKSLNQWQADEYDNKLAFVSGYGKNLISWLQPQKGEYILDLGCGTGDLTHEISLAGAEVIGMDASTDMIRRAREKFPELEFVEGDGHQFETNRLYYAVFSNAALHWMRSPRLVVDSIWKSLKPGGRFVAEFGGKGNVQTIVNALEQVMERNTGIRASERNPWYFPSIGEYSHILERSGFMVRHAYHYDRPTRLEDGEQGIVGWLTHFGGDYFEGFSHEEIQQICHETSQIVMSHLWKDDAMYADYKRLRIEAVKPE, encoded by the coding sequence ATGAAATCATTAAATCAATGGCAAGCAGATGAGTATGACAACAAACTGGCTTTTGTGTCCGGATACGGCAAAAACCTGATCTCTTGGCTTCAACCCCAAAAAGGGGAATACATTCTTGATCTGGGTTGCGGGACGGGGGATTTGACGCATGAAATTTCTCTGGCCGGAGCTGAAGTTATTGGCATGGATGCATCGACGGACATGATTCGCCGTGCGAGGGAGAAATTCCCTGAACTTGAGTTCGTGGAAGGAGACGGTCATCAGTTTGAGACGAATAGACTATATTATGCCGTCTTCTCCAATGCAGCCCTGCACTGGATGCGAAGCCCGCGATTAGTGGTGGATAGTATATGGAAATCTTTGAAGCCCGGAGGGCGTTTTGTCGCAGAGTTCGGTGGTAAAGGGAACGTGCAGACCATTGTGAATGCATTAGAGCAGGTTATGGAGCGAAACACGGGTATTCGTGCATCCGAACGCAATCCTTGGTATTTTCCTTCGATCGGAGAATATAGCCATATTTTAGAGCGAAGTGGATTTATGGTGCGTCATGCCTATCACTATGACCGTCCTACCAGATTGGAAGATGGTGAGCAAGGTATAGTAGGCTGGTTGACTCATTTTGGAGGGGACTATTTTGAGGGTTTCAGTCATGAAGAGATACAACAAATATGCCATGAAACCAGTCAAATCGTGATGTCTCACCTTTGGAAAGATGATGCGATGTATGCCGATTACAAGCGCCTGCGTATTGAAGCCGTGAAGCCAGAATAA
- a CDS encoding DUF4870 domain-containing protein: MRQLLSALSYFSIFFAPFLFPIIIWIVAKDDYIEGHAKRALFSHVFPFLAAIPLFYFFVTAHSLGSAVGFVILFFVIYGLSFVYNVVKGIQVLREYA, translated from the coding sequence ATGAGACAACTTTTATCAGCCCTATCCTACTTTAGTATTTTCTTTGCCCCGTTCCTGTTTCCGATCATTATATGGATTGTTGCCAAGGATGATTACATTGAGGGACATGCAAAACGTGCCTTATTCTCACATGTATTCCCCTTTCTTGCTGCCATTCCGTTATTTTATTTCTTCGTGACTGCGCATAGTCTGGGTTCCGCCGTCGGGTTTGTCATTCTATTCTTTGTGATTTACGGATTAAGCTTTGTGTACAACGTGGTCAAAGGGATTCAAGTGCTCCGCGAGTATGCTTGA
- the asnB gene encoding asparagine synthase (glutamine-hydrolyzing), producing MCGITGFIQWNRDLTQESELLVRMTDSLSNRGPDASGTWISNPCAFGHRRLSVMDPENGAQPMHALQGDTSYTVVYNGELYNAPELKKELLQRGHQFRTQCDTEVLLASYIEWGPACVDRFNGIFAFAIWDGGREQVFIARDRLGVKPLFYSNNKDTLVFGSEPKALLIHPDVEAAVGPEGLAEVFIVGPARTPGHGVYSSLSELKPAHALIYNRNGIRTYAYWKLESQNHEHNLEETAAEVRSLLQDTLERQLASDVPVCSLLSGGLDSSALSALAVDYYKRTGQGQVSTYSVDYVDNAKHFQAHSFQPGADGPWIKRMVDELKTDHHWIEIENGELVHALTQAMLVRDLPGMADVDSSLYLFCKEIKKGATVAISGEAADEVFGGYPWFHREDMLNSGTFPWSVAPDMRAALLSPDIREWIRPLDYLADRYSDAVAEVPLLDGETGKAAQMRVMSYLNITRFMPTLLDRKDRMSMGAGLEVRVPYCDHRLIQYVFNIPWEMKITGGREKGILRKALEGVLPDDVLYRKKSPYPKTHNPQYLAAVKQQVLDILDDPTSPILPLIDKTQIRNLASSPDAASNLPWFGQLMSGPQLFAYLTQINTWLRTYKVAIR from the coding sequence ATGTGCGGTATTACCGGCTTCATACAGTGGAATCGGGATTTGACCCAGGAATCAGAGCTGCTGGTCCGTATGACGGATAGCTTGTCGAACCGGGGGCCCGACGCTTCAGGTACATGGATCTCCAATCCTTGTGCCTTTGGACATCGGCGTCTTAGTGTAATGGACCCCGAGAACGGCGCACAACCCATGCATGCGTTACAGGGAGATACCTCCTATACCGTCGTGTATAACGGAGAACTATACAATGCACCCGAGTTGAAAAAGGAATTGCTCCAGCGGGGGCATCAGTTCCGCACGCAATGTGATACGGAAGTGTTGCTCGCCTCTTATATTGAGTGGGGACCGGCATGTGTTGACCGGTTTAACGGTATTTTTGCTTTTGCCATATGGGATGGGGGACGCGAACAGGTTTTTATCGCACGAGATCGCCTCGGCGTGAAACCTCTGTTCTACAGTAATAACAAAGACACTCTCGTATTTGGTTCAGAGCCCAAAGCTCTGCTTATTCACCCTGATGTGGAAGCCGCTGTTGGCCCGGAAGGATTGGCCGAAGTGTTTATCGTAGGGCCTGCACGGACACCAGGACACGGCGTATACTCTTCACTGAGCGAACTCAAGCCTGCGCACGCGCTGATCTATAACCGAAACGGGATCCGAACCTATGCCTACTGGAAACTGGAAAGCCAGAATCACGAACATAACCTGGAAGAGACGGCAGCCGAGGTACGATCTCTCTTGCAAGATACACTGGAGCGCCAGTTGGCTTCGGATGTTCCAGTATGCTCTCTTTTATCAGGAGGACTGGACTCCAGTGCCTTGTCTGCATTAGCCGTTGATTATTACAAGCGGACCGGGCAAGGCCAAGTCAGTACGTATTCTGTCGATTATGTGGATAACGCCAAGCATTTCCAGGCGCATTCCTTTCAGCCGGGTGCAGATGGACCCTGGATTAAGCGAATGGTGGATGAACTCAAGACCGACCATCACTGGATTGAGATTGAGAACGGAGAACTGGTTCATGCACTGACACAGGCCATGTTAGTCAGGGATCTGCCAGGTATGGCAGATGTAGACTCCTCGCTCTATTTGTTCTGTAAAGAAATCAAAAAAGGGGCGACCGTTGCCATTTCAGGCGAAGCAGCGGATGAAGTGTTTGGCGGTTACCCCTGGTTCCATCGCGAAGATATGCTGAACTCCGGTACGTTTCCGTGGTCTGTAGCGCCTGATATGCGAGCAGCGTTGTTATCCCCGGATATTCGGGAATGGATTCGGCCACTCGATTATTTGGCAGACCGCTATTCGGATGCAGTGGCTGAAGTGCCTCTGTTGGATGGGGAAACAGGTAAAGCTGCACAAATGCGGGTGATGTCCTACCTGAACATTACACGTTTCATGCCTACACTTCTGGATCGCAAAGACCGGATGAGCATGGGGGCAGGACTGGAAGTGCGGGTACCTTACTGTGACCATCGTCTGATCCAGTATGTGTTTAACATCCCTTGGGAAATGAAAATAACGGGTGGTCGGGAAAAAGGTATTCTGCGTAAAGCACTCGAAGGTGTCCTGCCTGACGATGTGTTATATCGTAAAAAGAGTCCATACCCGAAAACACATAATCCGCAATATCTGGCCGCGGTCAAACAACAGGTACTTGATATCCTGGATGATCCCACTTCGCCGATTTTGCCTTTGATCGACAAAACTCAGATCCGCAATCTCGCGTCTTCACCAGATGCAGCTTCCAATCTTCCCTGGTTCGGGCAGTTAATGTCCGGTCCCCAGCTATTTGCTTATCTGACTCAGATCAATACCTGGTTGCGAACATATAAAGTCGCTATTCGTTAG
- a CDS encoding methyl-accepting chemotaxis protein, translated as MKRVSISRKLLLGFGSVLLLLVAVVVISYTQFISVEKTFTDLIRERTAKLLTIKNMIIDVKSQQVALRNFVTEENDQSEQQFKSFYEDYRKTSEELRSGIQTPTMIDFLDRSDRSAEEYYAFGQSVIELKKQGRTSEITRMLLDTGPTIISGFEETVTAMEQHQQNTLNTGIVNANQLIQKVLRLIMIIGIISIVLGMVIALIMGRIISKPVAHVARAASRIADGDLTGEAIVVRNRDEIGELAESFNKMMENLRHLIHQVGHNADRVAASSEELTASTEQTATATEQVATTMEEIATGMDTQVSMVGDGFHTINELSTGFQQMTVNTQNMSDEATNASAKTISGNDAVQSAVGQMNSIHQTVRVLAKVIEELGNHSDEIGSMVESISEISAQTNLLSLNAAIEAARAGEHGRGFEVVATEVRKLSDQSAKSAEQISVLVAAIRNGMNNASQSMGEVNAEVQEGIELVRKAGGTFEEIREAVSNVAGQTQEVSASIEQMAAGVEQINVSMKTIMEVTENAAAGTEEVSATSEEQLSAMQEIASAANDLSSMAEELQESVSRFKV; from the coding sequence ATGAAAAGAGTATCCATTAGTAGGAAATTGCTTTTAGGTTTTGGTTCTGTACTTCTTTTATTGGTAGCCGTTGTAGTCATCTCATATACTCAGTTTATCTCGGTTGAGAAAACGTTTACGGATTTAATCCGGGAGCGTACCGCGAAACTGCTCACGATCAAAAACATGATCATCGATGTGAAATCACAGCAGGTTGCTTTACGGAATTTTGTGACGGAAGAGAATGATCAAAGCGAGCAACAATTCAAGTCTTTTTATGAAGATTACCGTAAAACCAGCGAAGAATTAAGATCAGGCATTCAAACCCCAACGATGATTGATTTTCTGGATCGTTCAGACCGCAGTGCGGAGGAATATTATGCTTTTGGACAGAGTGTCATTGAATTGAAAAAACAAGGCAGAACTAGCGAGATCACAAGAATGCTGTTAGATACAGGTCCAACGATCATATCCGGATTTGAAGAAACGGTAACTGCCATGGAACAACATCAGCAAAATACATTGAACACTGGCATTGTAAATGCCAATCAACTCATTCAAAAAGTACTTCGTTTAATCATGATCATTGGTATCATCTCGATCGTTTTAGGCATGGTAATTGCATTGATCATGGGGAGAATCATATCCAAACCAGTTGCACATGTGGCAAGGGCTGCAAGCCGAATTGCTGATGGAGACCTGACGGGTGAGGCGATTGTTGTTCGTAATCGGGATGAGATCGGAGAACTGGCGGAATCCTTCAACAAGATGATGGAGAACTTGCGCCATTTAATCCATCAGGTGGGTCATAATGCAGATCGGGTAGCTGCTTCTTCTGAGGAGTTAACGGCAAGTACAGAGCAGACGGCGACAGCGACCGAACAGGTAGCTACAACGATGGAAGAGATTGCTACGGGTATGGATACGCAGGTGAGTATGGTTGGAGACGGGTTTCATACGATTAATGAATTGTCCACAGGCTTTCAGCAGATGACAGTGAATACACAAAATATGTCGGATGAAGCAACCAATGCGTCAGCGAAAACCATATCTGGTAATGATGCGGTTCAATCGGCTGTTGGGCAAATGAACTCGATTCATCAGACTGTACGTGTACTCGCTAAGGTTATTGAAGAACTGGGCAATCATTCAGATGAGATTGGATCTATGGTTGAAAGTATCTCCGAAATATCGGCACAAACAAATCTGTTGTCTCTTAATGCGGCTATTGAAGCTGCAAGAGCAGGTGAGCATGGTCGTGGATTCGAAGTGGTAGCAACCGAGGTGCGCAAGCTGTCTGATCAATCTGCGAAATCAGCGGAACAGATCAGTGTACTTGTAGCTGCCATACGCAATGGCATGAATAATGCATCACAATCCATGGGAGAAGTAAACGCTGAGGTTCAGGAAGGCATAGAACTTGTCCGTAAAGCAGGAGGTACTTTTGAGGAGATTCGTGAAGCTGTTAGCAATGTCGCAGGTCAGACTCAGGAGGTATCTGCATCCATTGAACAAATGGCGGCGGGTGTCGAACAGATCAATGTGTCGATGAAAACCATCATGGAAGTAACAGAGAATGCGGCTGCCGGAACAGAGGAAGTTAGTGCAACGTCCGAGGAACAACTGTCTGCCATGCAGGAAATCGCTTCGGCGGCTAATGACCTTTCCTCTATGGCGGAAGAGTTACAGGAGTCAGTCAGTCGATTCAAAGTGTAA
- a CDS encoding STM4011 family radical SAM protein, with translation MRATLYYRGKLSSCNYDCPYCPFSKTVDSKETLEVDEQQLRQFVNWVREQESAGHQFSIFFNPYGEALVRRWYREAMVELSHMPHVDKVAIQTNLSVKLDWARELDANKAAFWATYHPRETKEASFVKQCLTLRQMGLAFSVGTVGLRSAFPAIESMRQALPDDVYMWVNAFKDRPKYYTPEEIQFLCGLDPLFEGNLQDYESLGKRCAAGSEVFYVQGSGHVKRCYKDRRIIGHLYRDGLQALSADRPCRMKKCGCYIGYIHMEDSPFRETFGSGLLERNPELINR, from the coding sequence ATGAGAGCGACTTTGTATTATCGGGGGAAGTTGTCTTCCTGTAATTACGACTGTCCATACTGCCCTTTTAGCAAAACCGTGGATTCCAAAGAGACGTTGGAAGTGGATGAACAACAATTGCGTCAATTTGTGAATTGGGTCAGGGAGCAAGAGAGTGCTGGGCATCAATTTTCGATTTTCTTCAATCCCTATGGTGAAGCTTTGGTGCGTCGGTGGTACCGGGAAGCGATGGTTGAGCTGTCACATATGCCACATGTGGATAAGGTTGCAATTCAAACCAACCTGTCCGTCAAACTGGATTGGGCGAGGGAGTTGGATGCGAATAAAGCGGCCTTTTGGGCGACGTATCATCCTCGTGAGACAAAAGAGGCTTCTTTTGTTAAACAATGTCTGACCTTGCGTCAGATGGGACTTGCTTTTAGTGTCGGTACTGTCGGACTCCGTAGTGCTTTCCCCGCAATTGAGTCCATGAGACAGGCTTTGCCGGATGATGTGTATATGTGGGTTAATGCCTTCAAAGATCGGCCCAAGTATTACACACCGGAAGAGATTCAGTTTTTATGTGGGCTTGATCCGCTTTTTGAAGGTAATCTGCAGGATTATGAGAGCTTGGGCAAACGATGTGCTGCCGGTTCCGAAGTATTTTATGTACAAGGGTCAGGGCATGTGAAGCGTTGTTACAAGGATCGCCGGATCATTGGACATCTGTATCGCGATGGTTTGCAGGCTTTGTCTGCGGATCGGCCTTGTCGCATGAAAAAATGTGGCTGTTATATCGGTTATATCCATATGGAGGATTCCCCGTTCAGGGAAACGTTTGGCAGCGGGCTGCTTGAACGAAATCCGGAATTGATCAATCGTTAA
- a CDS encoding STM4012 family radical SAM protein: MEKHIQHTTTGHSTQPGSNIATSLSEVLAFPYRSYLYSYPHKTAYRELDPPLPLGPLWERENTDTYFLYMHIPFCAARCGFCNLFTLPDRRDDTHERYVDALERQAKQWAPITSRRPYSRFAIGGGTPTLLNEVQLNRLFDIAEHVMGLDPAQASISVETSPDTVTEAKLAIMKERSVDRVSMGIQSFIEAEASAIYRPQKPQEVERALEKLTRYDFPLLNLDLIYGLPGQTVESWIYSLERVLAYEPGEIFIYPLYTRENTIVKPDDIRRQGPDMRMELYKAARETLKSKGYVQYSMRRFAKEQSSSKVLLPYSCQEEGMVGLGCGARSYTSEVHYASKYGVSYKATQSIIADYVATERYDVADYGIVLSREEQRRRFILKALLHREGLTLSDYQQRFGTDVMSDYIWLAELLTEGMAELESDEDKQVLRLTEEGLGYSDAIGDWLISAEIREQMEGFVYS; this comes from the coding sequence ATGGAGAAACATATACAACATACAACAACAGGCCATTCCACACAGCCCGGATCCAATATAGCTACAAGTCTCAGTGAAGTACTGGCATTCCCTTATCGTTCTTACTTATACTCGTACCCACACAAGACCGCCTATCGGGAGCTTGACCCACCACTGCCGTTAGGGCCACTGTGGGAACGAGAAAATACCGATACGTATTTTTTATATATGCATATTCCCTTTTGTGCTGCTCGTTGCGGATTCTGTAATCTGTTCACACTGCCGGATCGACGGGATGATACGCATGAACGCTATGTGGATGCGCTGGAACGTCAGGCGAAGCAGTGGGCACCCATTACATCTCGAAGACCGTATTCGCGGTTCGCGATTGGTGGGGGAACGCCTACATTATTAAATGAGGTTCAGTTGAATCGTCTGTTTGATATTGCTGAACATGTGATGGGGCTGGACCCTGCGCAAGCATCGATTTCGGTGGAAACGTCGCCGGATACCGTTACGGAAGCCAAGCTGGCCATCATGAAGGAACGAAGTGTGGATCGTGTCAGTATGGGCATCCAGAGTTTTATTGAAGCTGAAGCATCTGCCATCTATCGTCCACAAAAACCGCAGGAAGTTGAACGAGCGCTTGAGAAGCTTACTCGGTATGATTTCCCATTGTTGAATCTGGATCTGATCTATGGTTTGCCGGGTCAAACGGTGGAATCGTGGATCTATTCATTGGAAAGAGTTCTGGCCTACGAACCGGGCGAAATCTTTATCTATCCCTTGTATACACGGGAAAATACAATCGTGAAGCCTGATGATATTCGCCGTCAGGGACCGGACATGCGGATGGAACTGTATAAAGCTGCACGTGAGACTTTAAAAAGTAAAGGTTATGTTCAATATTCGATGCGCAGATTTGCCAAAGAACAGTCGTCCTCCAAAGTGCTTCTGCCTTATAGCTGTCAGGAGGAGGGCATGGTTGGTCTGGGGTGTGGCGCACGCTCTTATACGAGTGAAGTACATTATGCTTCGAAGTATGGCGTGAGTTACAAGGCCACACAGAGCATCATTGCCGATTATGTGGCAACTGAGCGCTACGATGTGGCGGATTATGGCATCGTGTTAAGCCGTGAGGAACAGAGACGGCGCTTTATTCTGAAAGCCTTGCTGCATCGCGAGGGATTGACACTGTCTGACTACCAACAGCGCTTTGGTACCGATGTGATGTCCGACTATATCTGGTTGGCTGAACTGTTGACAGAGGGCATGGCGGAGTTGGAGAGTGATGAGGACAAGCAGGTGCTGCGTCTGACAGAAGAAGGACTAGGTTACTCCGATGCGATTGGAGATTGGCTTATATCTGCCGAAATTCGTGAACAGATGGAAGGGTTTGTTTACTCATGA